One genomic region from Phycodurus eques isolate BA_2022a chromosome 16, UOR_Pequ_1.1, whole genome shotgun sequence encodes:
- the LOC133415091 gene encoding uncharacterized protein LOC133415091 isoform X1 — protein MKSSIIQRAAPGNTFSQLKAGPVPSPRYRINNKFESMDTVKNNYPADYTNQCPVRSPPEPPKDFYVDAIHRKIAVNNPTSITEEPIKLPALYHRELPPPPPPRPPLANVNIRQTSSQRKFELRPLPTICGLPPGSSVMSPTEPLYIELEEPRYLEILPSENDITDIQELVKWMRKLSKTAQIPPTLYGLSTEEEIRSLHQRTTNTDAGPSSLQCSHDTA, from the exons ATGAAGTCCTCCATCATACAACGTGCTGCGCCAGGG AATACCTTCTCCCAGTTGAAAGCTGGGCCTGTGCCTTCGCCAAGGTACAGaatcaacaacaaatttgaatCCATGGACACTGTG AAAAACAACTACCCCGCTGACTACACGAACCAATGTCCTGTTCGTTCACCTCCCGAGCCACCAAAAGATTTTTATGTGGATGCCATTCATCGAAAAATAGCAGTCAATAATCCAACGTCAATTACAGAGGAACCTATAAAG CTTCCAGCTCTCTATCACAGAGAACTaccgcctcctcctccacctcgaCCTCCTCTGGCCAACGTCAATATAAGACAAACTTCATCTCAGCGGAAATTTGAG CTCAGACCCCTCCCAACAATTTGTGGTCTGCCTCCCGGCTCTTCAGTAATGTCACCAACGGAGCCCTTGTACATCGAGCTAGAGGAGCCTCGCTACTTGGAAATTCTACCATCAGAAAACGATATCACA GATATCCAGGAGCTAGTAAAATGGATGCGAAAACTTTCAA AGACTGCTCAAATTCCTCCAACCTTGTATGGACTCAGTACGGAGGAAGAAATAAG atCACTTCACCAGAGAACTACGAATACTGACGCAGGTCCTTCGTCTCTTCAATGTTCTCATGATACAGCGTAG
- the LOC133415091 gene encoding uncharacterized protein LOC133415091 isoform X2, which produces MKSSIIQRAAPGNTFSQLKAGPVPSPRYRINNKFESMDTVKNNYPADYTNQCPVRSPPEPPKDFYVDAIHRKIAVNNPTSITEEPIKLPALYHRELPPPPPPRPPLANVNIRQTSSQRKFETPPNNLWSASRLFSNVTNGALVHRARGASLLGNSTIRKRYHRYPGASKMDAKTFKDCSNSSNLVWTQYGGRNKITSPENYEY; this is translated from the exons ATGAAGTCCTCCATCATACAACGTGCTGCGCCAGGG AATACCTTCTCCCAGTTGAAAGCTGGGCCTGTGCCTTCGCCAAGGTACAGaatcaacaacaaatttgaatCCATGGACACTGTG AAAAACAACTACCCCGCTGACTACACGAACCAATGTCCTGTTCGTTCACCTCCCGAGCCACCAAAAGATTTTTATGTGGATGCCATTCATCGAAAAATAGCAGTCAATAATCCAACGTCAATTACAGAGGAACCTATAAAG CTTCCAGCTCTCTATCACAGAGAACTaccgcctcctcctccacctcgaCCTCCTCTGGCCAACGTCAATATAAGACAAACTTCATCTCAGCGGAAATTTGAG ACCCCTCCCAACAATTTGTGGTCTGCCTCCCGGCTCTTCAGTAATGTCACCAACGGAGCCCTTGTACATCGAGCTAGAGGAGCCTCGCTACTTGGAAATTCTACCATCAGAAAACGATATCACA GATATCCAGGAGCTAGTAAAATGGATGCGAAAACTTTCAA AGACTGCTCAAATTCCTCCAACCTTGTATGGACTCAGTACGGAGGAAGAAATAAG atCACTTCACCAGAGAACTACGAATACTGA
- the LOC133415091 gene encoding uncharacterized protein LOC133415091 isoform X3, with protein sequence MKSSIIQRAAPGNTFSQLKAGPVPSPRYRINNKFESMDTVKNNYPADYTNQCPVRSPPEPPKDFYVDAIHRKIAVNNPTSITEEPIKLPALYHRELPPPPPPRPPLANVNIRQTSSQRKFETPPNNLWSASRLFSNVTNGALVHRARGASLLGNSTIRKRYHISGTREIKTTERNKQPNRLQWKLQTSLNKCSNGPIW encoded by the exons ATGAAGTCCTCCATCATACAACGTGCTGCGCCAGGG AATACCTTCTCCCAGTTGAAAGCTGGGCCTGTGCCTTCGCCAAGGTACAGaatcaacaacaaatttgaatCCATGGACACTGTG AAAAACAACTACCCCGCTGACTACACGAACCAATGTCCTGTTCGTTCACCTCCCGAGCCACCAAAAGATTTTTATGTGGATGCCATTCATCGAAAAATAGCAGTCAATAATCCAACGTCAATTACAGAGGAACCTATAAAG CTTCCAGCTCTCTATCACAGAGAACTaccgcctcctcctccacctcgaCCTCCTCTGGCCAACGTCAATATAAGACAAACTTCATCTCAGCGGAAATTTGAG ACCCCTCCCAACAATTTGTGGTCTGCCTCCCGGCTCTTCAGTAATGTCACCAACGGAGCCCTTGTACATCGAGCTAGAGGAGCCTCGCTACTTGGAAATTCTACCATCAGAAAACGATATCACA TTTCAGGTACAAGGGAAATCAAGACCACAGAGAGGAATAAACAACCAAATAGACTTCAATGGAAACTGCAAACATCACTAAATAAGTGTAGCAATGGCCCTATATGGTGA
- the LOC133415091 gene encoding uncharacterized protein LOC133415091 isoform X4, protein MKSSIIQRAAPGNTFSQLKAGPVPSPRYRINNKFESMDTVKNNYPADYTNQCPVRSPPEPPKDFYVDAIHRKIAVNNPTSITEEPIKLPALYHRELPPPPPPRPPLANVNIRQTSSQRKFELRPLPTICGLPPGSSVMSPTEPLYIELEEPRYLEILPSENDITFQVQGKSRPQRGINNQIDFNGNCKHH, encoded by the exons ATGAAGTCCTCCATCATACAACGTGCTGCGCCAGGG AATACCTTCTCCCAGTTGAAAGCTGGGCCTGTGCCTTCGCCAAGGTACAGaatcaacaacaaatttgaatCCATGGACACTGTG AAAAACAACTACCCCGCTGACTACACGAACCAATGTCCTGTTCGTTCACCTCCCGAGCCACCAAAAGATTTTTATGTGGATGCCATTCATCGAAAAATAGCAGTCAATAATCCAACGTCAATTACAGAGGAACCTATAAAG CTTCCAGCTCTCTATCACAGAGAACTaccgcctcctcctccacctcgaCCTCCTCTGGCCAACGTCAATATAAGACAAACTTCATCTCAGCGGAAATTTGAG CTCAGACCCCTCCCAACAATTTGTGGTCTGCCTCCCGGCTCTTCAGTAATGTCACCAACGGAGCCCTTGTACATCGAGCTAGAGGAGCCTCGCTACTTGGAAATTCTACCATCAGAAAACGATATCACA TTTCAGGTACAAGGGAAATCAAGACCACAGAGAGGAATAAACAACCAAATAGACTTCAATGGAAACTGCAAACATCACTAA
- the napsa gene encoding napsin-A produces the protein MIRQGIFCIVGVLLVSHSIAIVRVPLKKTRSLRRIISDNGMSLDQIRALAKSSGAPDSALSPKVPVETLTNFMDAQYFGTISIGSPPQDFTVLFDTGSSNLWVPSIHCSFFDIACWLHHRYNSKKSSTYVRNGTDFSIRYGRGSLSGFISGDTVTIAGLSVPAQQFGEAVKQPGITFALARFDGVLGMAYPSISVANITPVFDTAMAAKLLPQNIFSFYISRDPAAAVGGELMLGGSDPQYYRGDLHYVNVTRKAYWQIKMNEVDVGNQLTLCKAGCQAIVDTGTSLIVGPLEEIRALQKAIGALPLLMGEYLIDCKKIESLPFISFNIGGKMFNLTGEDYVMKESQMGDSICLSGFMAMDIPPPAGPLWILGDVFIRKYYTVFDRSADRVGFALAK, from the exons ATGATACGGCAGGGGATTTTCTGTATAGTCGGGGTATTGCTCGTATCGCACAGCATCGCAATTGTAAG GGTTCCCCTTAAGAAGACCAGGAGCCTCCGCCGCATCATTAGCGACAATGGGATGTCTCTGGATCAAATTCGGGCTTTGGCGAAGTCCAGCGGAGCTCCAGATAGCGCTCTCTCCCCAAAAGTCCCCGTGGAGACGCTGACGAACTTCATGGAT GCCCAGTACTTTGGGACTATCAGTATTGGCTCACCGCCTCAGGACTTCACGGTGCTGTTCGACACTGGCTCCTCCAACCTCTGGGTGCCCTCCATTCATTGCTCATTCTTCGATATCGCCTGCT GGCTTCATCATCGCTACAATTCAAAGAAGTCGAGTACCTATGTTCGGAATGGTACTGATTTTTCCATCCGATATGGCAGAGGCAGCTTGTCTGGTTTTATCAGTGGAGACACAGTCACT ATAGCAGGTTTGTCTGTGCCTGCACAACAGTTTGGTGAAGCAGTGAAGCAGCCCGGCATAACATTTGCTCTGGCCCGCTTTGATGGGGTCCTGGGTATGGCCTACCCTTCCATATCAGTTGCCAACATCACCCCTGTGTTTGACACTGCCATGGCGGCTAAGTTGCTGCCgcaaaatatcttttctttctaCATAAGCAG AGACCCTGCAGCAGCAGTGGGAGGAGAGCTGATGCTGGGTGGGTCCGATCCACAGTATTACAGGGGAGACCTGCACTATGTCAACGTCACACGCAAGGCCTACTGGCAGATTAAGATGAATGA AGTTGACGTGGGCAACCAGCTGACTCTTTGCAAAGCCGGCTGCCAGGCTATTGTCGACACAGGGACATCCTTGATTGTTGGTCCTTTGGAGGAAATCCGAGCACTGCAGAAAGCCATCGGGGCGCTGCCCCTGTTGATGGGAGAG TACTTAATTGATTGTAAGAAGATTGAGTCCCTCCCTTTCATCTCCTTTAACATTGGAGGGAAGATGTTTAACCTGACTGGAGAGGATTATGTCATGAAG GAGTCTCAAATGGGCGATTCCATCTGCCTCTCAGGCTTCATGGCCATGGACATTCCGCCCCCTGCTGGGCCACTTTGGATCCTGGGAGACGTTTTCATAAGGAAGTACTATACTGTCTTTGACAGGAGTGCTGATCGTGTCGGGTTTGCACTAGCCAAGTAG